A stretch of Argiope bruennichi chromosome 10, qqArgBrue1.1, whole genome shotgun sequence DNA encodes these proteins:
- the LOC129988028 gene encoding speckle-type POZ protein B-like: MASNERVEKCFTFLWKLENISLSSQKKGEPITSPAFVVDAIQKTKWKLYLYPRGKGVGNGIACFLNRETDSKGTERVEIEFDLAFITEDGSVLKSHNILKHTFPKGGDYGFHRLESRENVFISRRAEFLPRDTLTARCRIWNSDGEMLEDFLCSADTRIGVKRRSFLWKVENFSSLESEKKITYLIKSIENDAPLLSIDLSLTGGLYADEIIRFDLSLRNQVMKFCTLKLFLVDASGSRVECNQDEFWFDSLYKQFTFSFTKKKLLSKKSIYLPGDILSLHWELAFSKGVVFEEVHYGSTSSENEMRDIQNINQEKLMPLSYTLNASLKSLYDKQFLCDIKLKTSTKIFPAHKIILSASSSVFNAMFSNDMKERDSECVNIEDLSDDTVRRMLLYIYTASMDDVTWESASHLYVAADRYAILSLKNICSSYLKDNLSPSNACEVLLLADFHADDDLKSAVQDYILKHDKDIINSDEWKMLMETNGKLAAETVCLRYK; encoded by the coding sequence ATGGCAAGCAACGAAAGGGTGgagaaatgttttacatttttgtggaaattagaaaatatcagCTTATCATCTCAAAAGAAGGGTGAACCGATTACAAGCCCGGCTTTTGTGGTGGATGCAATACAAAAGACGAAGTGGAAGTTGTATCTCTACCCCAGGGGGAAGGGAGTCGGAAATGGCATCGCTTGTTTCCTTAACAGAGAAACAGACAGCAAAGGTACGGAAAGGGTAGAAATAGAATTCGATCTCGCTTTCATCACCGAAGATGGCTCAGTTCTAAAATCCCACAATATACTGAAGCATACTTTTCCCAAAGGTGGAGACTATGGATTTCATCGATTAGAAAGTCGAGAAAATGTGTTCATTTCGAGACGAGCAGAATTTTTGCCACGAGACACTCTGACGGCTCGTTGCAGGATATGGAATAGTGATGGAGAGATGTTAGAGGACTTCCTATGTTCCGCGGATACCCGCATTGGAGTGAAGAGGAGATCCTTCTTGTGGAAGGTGGAAAACTTCAGCTCTCttgaatcagagaaaaaaatcacttatttaatCAAATCGATTGAGAACGATGCTCCATTATTGTCAATAGATCTCTCCTTGACTGGAGGCTTATATGCCGATGAAATTATCCGTTTCGACTTGTCTCTTCGTAAccaagttatgaaattttgtactttaaaattgTTCCTCGTAGATGCTTCCGGAAGTAGAGTAGAATGCAACCAGGATGAATTTTGGTTCGACAGCCTTTATAAACAGTTTACATTCTCTTTTACAAAGAAGAAATTATTGTCCAAGAAAAGTATATATCTCCCTGGTGATATTTTGTCGTTACACTGGGAATTGGCTTTTTCTAAGGGGGTCGTATTCGAAGAAGTTCATTATGGATCTACATCTTCTGAAAACGAAATGCGTGATATTCAgaatataaatcaagaaaaattgatGCCCCTTTCATATACTTTGAATGCTAGCCTTAAATCTTTGTACGACAAGCAATTCCTCTGCGACATTAAATTGAAAACAAGCACCAAGATATTTCCTGCCCACAAAATTATTCTCAGTGCTTCTTCGTCTGTGTTTAACGCAATGTTTTCGAACGACATGAAAGAAAGAGACAGTGAGTGTGTCAACATCGAAGACTTGAGTGACGATACAGTTCGTCGAATGCTGTTGTATATTTATACCGCTAGCATGGATGATGTGACATGGGAAAGCGCTTCTCATCTGTATGTAGCTGCGGATAGATATGCCAtcttaagtttgaaaaatatatgttccTCTTACTTAAAGGACAATCTCTCTCCAAGCAACGCTTGTGAAGTCCTGCTGCTTGCTGATTTTCATGCTGACGATGATCTGAAATCTGCTGTTCAAGATTACATTTTGAAACAcgataaagatataataaattctGACGAATGGAAAATGTTAATGGAAACTAATGGGAAGTTAGCAGCTGAAACTGTATGCCTTCGATACAAATGA
- the LOC129988027 gene encoding speckle-type POZ protein B-like isoform X3, whose protein sequence is MACKSNPKKSFTFTWILENFEYCGKKTKEFLKSPTFIADTIERSKWSLWIFPRGYESERWICLYLRREGDSKGPTTIEVDYELAFLSSEGSALISLDRYKRAFMKNEGWGSLEFQERESVFAKKSAYLPQNILTIRCRMWKSTGEMQMDGLCVARTRIGIEKKVFLWKIDNFITLDERREITFKLKSTSDDQPIMFLKLFLRKSWVSSDILIKFVLLNKNIIFSTFKSSLVDAQGNYVNCGHHEFWPSPASGSEEFALSISKDTIMMDRCLYLPNNFLVLQCEQIFSTGIVFEGIENTSYGCPGSFINNNVVPANIETVCVKKPDSDISDLKADLNSMLQDNVLCDVKLNTKSETFSAHWFILTARSPVFRAMFKNDMKEKAKDRIDIKDMKPDTVRRMLLYLYTDSLEELDWEIASDLYVAAEKYQILALKDKCSSFLKTNLSLINACEILLLADLHQDTELKTAVQNFILDNDKIIINSSEWKLLMEANVHLAAETMLLRFKK, encoded by the coding sequence ATGGCATGCAAATCGAATCCTAAAAAGAGTTTTACTTTTACatggattttagaaaattttgaatactgtgggaagaaaacaaaagaatttcttaaaagtcCAACATTCATTGCGGATACCATAGAAAGATCTAAATGGAGTTTGTGGATTTTTCCGAGGGGATATGAATCCGAACGTTGGATCTGTTTATACTTGCGAAGAGAGGGAGACAGCAAAGGGCCAACCACCATTGAAGTTGATTATGAATTAGCCTTCTTATCTTCTGAGGGTTCGGCGCTAATATCACTGGACAGATACAAGCGTGCTTTCATGAAAAATGAAGGATGGGGTTCCTTAGAATTTCAAGAACGAGAATCTGTATTTGCAAAGAAATCAGCATATctacctcaaaatattttaacaataagatGTAGAATGTGGAAAAGCACAGGAGAAATGCAAATGGATGGACTGTGTGTTGCCCGTACTCGCATTGGTatcgaaaaaaaagtatttctttggAAAATAGATAACTTTATTACTTTGGATGAACGGCGggaaataactttcaaattaaaatcgacGTCAGACGATCAGCCAATCATGTTTTTAAAGTTGTTTCTTCGTAAATCTTGGGTTTCATCTGATATTCTCATTAAattcgttcttttaaataaaaatataatattttcgacATTTAAGTCGTCCCTTGTAGATGCTCAGGGCAATTATGTAAATTGCGGACATCATGAATTTTGGCCGTCTCCTGCTAGCGGAAGTGAAGAATTTGCCTTATCAATATCAAAAGATACAATAATGATGGATAGATGTCTGTACTTACCAAATAACTTTTTAGTTCTTCAATGTGAGCAAATATTTTCTACTGGTATTGTGTTTGAAGGAATTGAAAACACTAGCTATGGATGCCCTGGCTCTTTTATAAACAACAATGTAGTTCCTGCAAATATAGAAACTGTTTGTGTTAAGAAACCAGATTCAGACATTTCTGATCTAAAAGCCGATCTCAATTCCATGTTACAGGACAATGTCCTCTGCGACGTAAAACTGAATACAAAATCAGAAACATTTTCCGCTCATTGGTTTATTTTGACCGCTAGATCCCCGGTTTTTAGAGCCATGTTCAAGAATGATATGAAAGAAAAGGCAAAAGATCGAATCGATATTAAGGATATGAAACCGGACACTGTACGCCGTATGCTCCTATATTTGTACACAGACTCATTGGAAGAACTAGATTGGGAGATTGCATCTGATTTATACGTTGCAGCTGAAAAGTATCAGATTTTGGCTTTGAAGGATAAATGCTCTTCTTTTCTGAAGACCAATCTTAGTCTCATCAATGCATGCGAAATCTTACTTCTCGCTGATTTGCACCAAGACACAGAATTGAAAACTGCCGTCcagaatttcattttagataacgATAAGATTATCATTAATTCCAGTGAATGGAAACTTCTCATGGAAGCTAATGTGCATTTAGCTGCTGAGACCATGCTTTTAAGGTTCAAAAAATAG
- the LOC129988027 gene encoding speckle-type POZ protein-like B isoform X1, whose translation MACTFEKNEKDFTFIWILENFEYCDKKIWERLKSPTFIVDTIERTKWSLLIYPRGQESNKWISLFLRREEDSKGPESIEVDFELALLASDDSVLKSLCIRKHAYPKNHGFGFPEFVERESIFAKRLTFLPRRTLTIRCIMSKSIGEIKRNGKCIARTRIGIEEKKFLWKIQNFNAFHPGRRLTFKLKSTSDDKPIMSLKLSLRKIGGSSEIFIKFVPSNKNIIFSTFKSSLVDAKGNYVDCGQHEFWISPTTESEEYSLTLSKDTVMKNKCLYIPNNVLVLYCEQIFSSGIVFEGIESTSYGCPSSFINSNVVPENIETTCVKKPDSDTSDLKADLNSMLQHNVLCDVKLNTKSETFSAHWFILTARSPVFRAMFQSNMKEKAKDRIDIVDLEPDTVRRMLLYLYTDTLEELHWEAASDLYVAAEKYQILTLKNKCSFFLKANLSFTNACGILLLADLHQDKELKSAVQNFILKNDKSIINSSEWKLFMETNVHLAAETMLLRFKE comes from the coding sequence ATGGCatgtacatttgaaaaaaatgaaaaggactTTACTTTCATatggattttagaaaattttgaatattgtgataaaaaaatttgggAAAGGCTTAAGAGTCCAACATTCATTGTGGATACAATTGAAAGAACCAAATGgagtttattaatttatccaaGGGGACAGGAATCTAACAAATGGATTTCATTATTCTTGCGAAGGGAAGAAGACAGCAAAGGACCAGAGTCTATTGAAGTTGATTTTGAATTAGCCCTTTTAGCATCGGATGATTCAGTACTCAAATCACTATGCATACGTAAGCACGCATATCCGAAGAACCATGGCTTCGGATTCCCAGAATTTGTAGAACGAGAATCTATATTTGCCAAGAGATTAACGTTCCTTCCTCGACGTACATTAACAATAAGGTGCATAATGTCTAAAAGCATTGGTGAGATTAAAAGGAATGGAAAATGCATTGCCCGTACTCGAATCGgtatcgaagaaaaaaaatttctgtggaaaatacaaaattttaatgcttttcatcCTGGGAGAAGGCTAACCTTCAAGTTAAAGTCGACATCAGACGATAAACCAATTATGTCTTTAAAACTGTCCCTGCGCAAAATTGGTGgttcatctgaaatttttattaaattcgttccctcaaataaaaacattatattttcgaCATTTAAATCATCCCTTGTAGATGCGAAGGGTAATTATGTGGACTGTGGACAACATGAATTTTGGATTTCACCTACCACTGAAAGTGAAGAATATTCTTTGACGTTATCGAAAGATACAGTGATGAAGAATAAATGCCTGTACATACCGAATAACGTTTTAGTTCTTTATTGCGAGCAGATCTTTTCTTCTGGTATTGTATTTGAAGGAATTGAAAGCACAAGTTATGGATGTCCTAGTTCTTTTATAAACAGCAATGTAGTTCCTGAAAATATAGAAACTACTTGTGTTAAAAAACCAGATTCAGACACTTCTGATCTGAAAGCGGATCTCAATTCCATGCTACAGCACAATGTCCTCTGTGACGTAAAACTGAATACAAAATCAGAAACATTTTCAGCTCATTGGTTCATTTTGACCGCTAGATCACCGGTCTTCAGAGCCATGTTCCAGAGcaatatgaaagaaaaagcaaAGGATCGAATTGACATTGTGGATTTAGAACCGGATACCGTACGCCGTATGCTCCTCTATCTGTATACCGACACCTTGGAAGAATTGCATTGGGAGGCTGCATCTGATTTATATGTTGCAGCTGAAAAGTATCAGATTTTGACTTTGAAAAATAAGTGCTCCTTTTTCCTGAAGGCCAATCTTAGTTTCACCAATGCATGCGGGATCTTACTTCTCGCTGACTTGCATCAAGACAAGGAACTGAAATCTGCcgtccaaaatttcattttaaaaaatgataagagTATCATCAATTCCAGTGAATGGAAACTTTTCATGGAAACTAATGTGCATTTAGCAGCTGAAACTATGCTTTTAAGATTTAAAGAATAG
- the LOC129988027 gene encoding speckle-type POZ protein B-like isoform X2 — translation MACKFFKNKKGFTFIWILENFKYCDQKTGRSLKSPTFIVDTLDRTKWSLVIYPRGCASEMWISLFLCREQDSKGPTTIEIDFELAILGLDGSVLHSLNVFQHAYMKAHTYGFSSFHERKSVLAKTSTYLPQGSLIIKCRMWNGTTEAKMDGQCIARTRIGVERKTFLWKIEHFSTFDVGNNVALKLKSTSDDKPIMFLNLFLNKPLCLSVILIQLVLANTHIVFSTFESSIVDAQGDYVNCCHQEFWFTPTVQSEECTLYLSKDTLMNENYLYLPNDILTLYCEVSFSTGIVVEGIESTSFGCFDSIRNNRTVPENIKTINVKKPDLGSSNLKMNLNSMLQDNILCDIKLRTESEILSAHWFILTARSPVFRAMFESDLKEKAKDTISVVDLEPDTVRRLLLYLYTDTLEELHWEAASDLYVAAETYQILTLKDKCSSVLKANLSLTNACEVLLLADLHHDKDLKSTVQDFILENDKSVVNSSKWDLLMKANVHLAAETMLLMFKK, via the coding sequence ATGGcatgcaaatttttcaaaaataaaaaaggttttactTTCATCtggattttagaaaatttcaaatattgtgaCCAAAAAACTGGGAGAAGCCTTAAGAGTCCAACATTCATCGTGGATACGCTTGACAGAACCAAATGGAGTTTGGTGATTTACCCACGAGGATGCGCATCAGAAATGTGGATTTCATTATTCTTGTGCAGGGAACAAGACAGCAAAGGACCGACCACAATTGAAATTGACTTTGAATTAGCTATTCTGGGTTTGGATGGTTCAGTGTTGCACTCACTGAATGTGTTCCAACATGCGTATATGAAAGCCCATACTTACGGTTTTTCATCATTTCATGAACGAAAGTCAGTGTTAGCCAAGACATCAACTTACCTACCTCAAGGCTCTCTGATTATAAAGTGCAGAATGTGGAATGGAACGACAGAAGCTAAGATGGATGGACAATGTATCGCACGCACTCGAATTGGTGTCGAACGAAAAACGTTCCTTTGGAAAATAGAACATTTTAGTACTTTTGATGTTGGAAATAATGtagctttgaaattaaaatcgacTTCAGATGATAAACCAATCATGTTTTTAAACTTGTTTCTTAATAAACCGTTGTGTTTATCTGTCATCCTTATCCAACTCGTTCTGGCAAATACGCATATTGTATTTTCGACATTTGAGTCGTCCATCGTAGACGCTCAAGGTGATTATGTAAACTGCTGTCACCAAGAATTTTGGTTTACACCTACTGTTCAAAGTGAGGAGTGCACCTTGTATCTCTCAAAAGACACACTGATGAacgaaaattatttgtatttgccAAACGATATTTTGACACTTTATTGTGAGGTATCCTTTTCAACTGGCATTGTGGTGGAGGGAATCGAAAGCACTAGCTTTGGGTGTTTTGATTCCATTAGAAATAATAGGACAGTccctgaaaatataaaaactattaatgtTAAGAAACCGGACTTGGGTTCTTCTAATCTGAAAATGAATCTCAATTCCATGTTACAGGATAACATTCTCTGTGATATAAAACTACGCACAGAATCAGAAATTCTTTCCGCTCATTGGTTCATTTTGACCGCTAGATCCCCAGTCTTCAGAGCCATGTTCGAGAGCGATTTGAAAGAAAAGGCAAAAGATACAATTAGCGTTGTGGATTTAGAACCGGATACTGTACGCCGTCTGCTCCTCTATCTGTATACCGACACACTGGAAGAATTGCATTGGGAGGCTGCATCCGATTTATATGTTGCAGCTGAAACGTATCAGATTTTGACTTTGAAGGATAAATGCTCCTCTGTCCTGAAGGCTAATCTTAGTCTCACCAATGCGTGCGAGGTCTTGCTTCTTGCTGATTTACACCACGACAAGGACCTTAAGTCCACTGTGCAggatttcattttagaaaacgATAAGAGTGTCGTCAATTCCAGTAAATGGGACCTTCTCATGAAAGCTAACGTACACTTAGCTGCCGAGACTATGcttttaatgttcaaaaaatag